The stretch of DNA CCGCAGCTCGCCCGGCAGACGGACGCGATGCACCCCGCCGTGCTGCAACTGATCGGCCTCACTGTGCAGGCCGCCAACCGCCACGGCAAGTGGGTTGGCGTCTGCGGCGGCGCGGCGGGCGACGAGGTGGGCGCGCTCGTCCTGACCGGCCTGGGCGTGAAGGAGCTGTCGGTGAGCACCCCGCAGATCGCCACCGTGAAGGCTGCCCTGCGCCAGCGCACCCTCGGCGAGTTGCAGGCGCTCGCCCATGAGGCCCTCTCGCAGCCCAACGCCGAGGCCGTGCGCGCCCTGGTCCGCCCGCCCGCGCCGGAGGGGGCGACGGCATGACCCCCTTCCGGGTCGCCACCCTGACCCTCAACCCGGCGCTGGACCTGACCGTGCGGGCGGACGGCTGGAGGAAGGGCGGGGTGAACCTCGGGCAGTCGCTGCAATTCGACGCGGGCGGCAAGGGCGTGAACGTGGCCTCCTTCCTCGCGGACTGGGGGCTGACGGTGACGGCGACCGGCCTTCTGGGCGACGAGAATACCGAGCGGTTCGAGGCGCTGTTCCAGGAAAAGGGGGTGCGGGATGAGTTCGTGCGCGTGCCCGGCCCCACCCGCGTGGGCGTGAAGGTGGTGGACGGGGCGGCGCAGGAGACGACCGACATCAACCTGCCGGGTCTGGCCGCGACACCGGGGGCGCTGGCAGAGCTGGAGTCTCGCCTGGACGCTCTCGCCGCCGACCACGACGCCTTCGTACTCGCAGGAAGCGTGCCGCCCGGAGTGGGCGCCGATTTCTATGCCCGGATGGTGTCCCGGCTGCGCGGGGCTGGACGCTTCGTGGCCCTCGACACCAGCGGCACCGCCCTACAAACCGCATTAACGGCAGACGTGCTCCCCAACCTGCTCAAGCCGAACATCCACGAGCTGGAGGCGGCGCTGGGCCGGTCGCTGACGAGTGAGGAGGACGTGCTGGCGGCAGCTCATGAACTGTTAGCGCGCGGGGCCGAACTCGTCGCCGTGTCGCAGGGGGAACGGGGCGCTCTGCTGGTCACGGGGAATGAGGCCGTCCGCGCCCGTCCTCCACAGGTCGATGTCGTCAGCACCGTGGGCGCGGGGGACGCGATGGTCTCGGGCCTGGTCTCCGCCCGGGCCGAGGGACTGCCCCTCGCGGAGGCCGCCCGCCGGGCCACCGCCTTCAGCCTGGGGGCGATCACCCGGCTGGGCGCGCACCTGCCGCCCCGGTCCGAACTGGACACCTTCGCCGCGCAGGTAGCGGTGGAGGCGGTGGAGTGGAGGGAGCCCATGAGGCAGAAAACCTGAACCCCACACTCCGGCTCTCCTTCCCCGTCCCGAACAGGTTGTCCAAGCCTCACCGCTCCCCAGAGGAGGCCCACAGATGGCAAGACTCGTGGCCGTCACGGCGTGCCCCACCGGCATCGCCCACACCTTCATGGCCGCCGAGGCGCTGCGGCGCGCGGCGCAGGCGGCCGGACACACCCTGCGCGCCGAGACCCAGGGCAGCGTGGGCGCGCAGGACGCCCTGACGCCCCAGGACATCGCAGATGCGGACGCAGTCATCCTGGCCGTGGACGTGAACGTGGACGAGTCCCGCTTCGCCGGGAAACGGATTGTCCGCGCCAGCACGGGGGAGGCGATTCGCAACGCGGCGGGCGTGATCTCGCAGGCGGTGGGCCAGCCGGACACGGCAAACGCCACCCCCGCAACGACAACCCCGGCCTCCCCCACTCCGGCAGCGCCCACCCCCCCAGCCACCGACACGGGCCGTCCCCTCAGCATCGTGGGCATCACCGCCTGCCCGACCGG from Deinococcus apachensis DSM 19763 encodes:
- the pfkB gene encoding 1-phosphofructokinase encodes the protein MTPFRVATLTLNPALDLTVRADGWRKGGVNLGQSLQFDAGGKGVNVASFLADWGLTVTATGLLGDENTERFEALFQEKGVRDEFVRVPGPTRVGVKVVDGAAQETTDINLPGLAATPGALAELESRLDALAADHDAFVLAGSVPPGVGADFYARMVSRLRGAGRFVALDTSGTALQTALTADVLPNLLKPNIHELEAALGRSLTSEEDVLAAAHELLARGAELVAVSQGERGALLVTGNEAVRARPPQVDVVSTVGAGDAMVSGLVSARAEGLPLAEAARRATAFSLGAITRLGAHLPPRSELDTFAAQVAVEAVEWREPMRQKT